In Pyxicephalus adspersus chromosome 12, UCB_Pads_2.0, whole genome shotgun sequence, a genomic segment contains:
- the PPP1R36 gene encoding protein phosphatase 1 regulatory subunit 36 isoform X2: MEMIPKPTPGHWYWKEDTKTLEFSRTTNVSLRRMPECPEHEKVPKSPKLGRIPDNRCVTLDDVKRVALNMLEEHERICITSFSMAAGNHILNDFLMALLNYLSYFLKKHSDKKPKSLMSRMIVLEKKEEADLNMKTEMALKYFARIYCILVLGEGMSDQHHLGCGNSRASSTKQDRNFYESLYNFSIKVAWVVFRRKELTLIQEEVGRLLRSNTFNPALRKRDAPSVPTKNLSAERTSKKTATYTENRNPTKQRAIHDLITQRSPVLTSLIPSPKDRARYLFQPHKFHPKASTETFDMNTWLESTTEICTPWIGILGEPMKLFNRHSLLPVGAEEEDELEVQEKKHTTSFHSPGQSRHHSPMRPTTGRQSLVISRATTEAAYSDSD, encoded by the exons ATGGAGATG ATCCCCAAACCAACACCAGGACATTGGTACTGGAAAGAAGACACCAAGACCCTTGAATTTTCTAG aacaacAAATGTATCATTAAGAAGAATGCCAGAATGCCCAGAACATGAAAAAGTCCCCAAATCCCCCAAGCTAGGAAGGATTCCAGACAACAGATGTGTGACCCTAGATGATGTCAAGc GTGTAGCTCTGAACATGCTGGAGGAACATGAAAGAATATGCATAACTTCATTTTCAATGGCGGCAGG aaACCACATTTTGAATGATTTCCTTATGGCTCTGCTGAATTACTTGTcctatttcctgaagaagcattCTGACAAAAAGCCTAAATCTTTGATGTC ACGGATGATTGTGctagagaagaaggaagaggctGACCTAAATATGAAGACAGAGATGGCTCTGAAATACTTTGCTCGCATATATTGTATTCTTGTTCTTGGAGAAGGAATGAGTGATCAGCATCACCTTGGCTGTGGAAA TAGCAGAGCATCCTCCACCAAGCAGGATCGCAATTTTTATGAG AGTCTGTATAACTTCTCCATCAAGGTTGCTTGGGTGGTGTTCCGTCGCAAAGAGCTGACTTTAATACAAGAAGAGGTTGGCAGGCTCCTGCGTTCTAACACATTTAATCCTGCTCTCAGGAAGAGAGATGCCCCATCAGTGCCCACCAAAAACCTGTCTGCAGAAAGAACATCTAAGAAAACTGCTACATATACAGAAAACAG GAATCCGACCAAGCAGCGTGCTATTCATGATCTTATCACCCAACGTTCCCCGGTCCTCACATCCCTGATCCCATCCCCCAAGGACAGAGCTCGATATTTATTCCAGCCACATAAGTTTCACCCAAAAGCCAGCACAGAGACCTTCGATATGAACACCTGGCTGGAATCAACCACTGAGATCTGCACACCATG GATCGGTATTCTGGGAGAACCAATGAAATTGTTTAACCGGCACAGCCTCCTGCCAGTCGGAGCTGAGGAAGAGGATGAGCTGGAGGTGCAGGAGAAGAAACACACAACATCCTTTCATTCCCCCGGACAGTCTCGCCATCACTCACCCATGCGCCCCACCACTGGCCGCCAGAGCCTGGTCATATCTAGAGCTACGACTGAGGCCGCTTACTCAGACAGCGActaa
- the PPP1R36 gene encoding protein phosphatase 1 regulatory subunit 36 isoform X1, which yields MEMIPKPTPGHWYWKEDTKTLEFSRTTNVSLRRMPECPEHEKVPKSPKLGRIPDNRCVTLDDVKRVALNMLEEHERICITSFSMAAGNHILNDFLMALLNYLSYFLKKHSDKKPKSLMSRMIVLEKKEEADLNMKTEMALKYFARIYCILVLGEGMSDQHHLGCGNSRASSTKQDRNFYESLYNFSIKVAWVVFRRKELTLIQEEVGRLLRSNTFNPALRKRDAPSVPTKNLSAERTSKKTATYTENRRNPTKQRAIHDLITQRSPVLTSLIPSPKDRARYLFQPHKFHPKASTETFDMNTWLESTTEICTPWIGILGEPMKLFNRHSLLPVGAEEEDELEVQEKKHTTSFHSPGQSRHHSPMRPTTGRQSLVISRATTEAAYSDSD from the exons ATGGAGATG ATCCCCAAACCAACACCAGGACATTGGTACTGGAAAGAAGACACCAAGACCCTTGAATTTTCTAG aacaacAAATGTATCATTAAGAAGAATGCCAGAATGCCCAGAACATGAAAAAGTCCCCAAATCCCCCAAGCTAGGAAGGATTCCAGACAACAGATGTGTGACCCTAGATGATGTCAAGc GTGTAGCTCTGAACATGCTGGAGGAACATGAAAGAATATGCATAACTTCATTTTCAATGGCGGCAGG aaACCACATTTTGAATGATTTCCTTATGGCTCTGCTGAATTACTTGTcctatttcctgaagaagcattCTGACAAAAAGCCTAAATCTTTGATGTC ACGGATGATTGTGctagagaagaaggaagaggctGACCTAAATATGAAGACAGAGATGGCTCTGAAATACTTTGCTCGCATATATTGTATTCTTGTTCTTGGAGAAGGAATGAGTGATCAGCATCACCTTGGCTGTGGAAA TAGCAGAGCATCCTCCACCAAGCAGGATCGCAATTTTTATGAG AGTCTGTATAACTTCTCCATCAAGGTTGCTTGGGTGGTGTTCCGTCGCAAAGAGCTGACTTTAATACAAGAAGAGGTTGGCAGGCTCCTGCGTTCTAACACATTTAATCCTGCTCTCAGGAAGAGAGATGCCCCATCAGTGCCCACCAAAAACCTGTCTGCAGAAAGAACATCTAAGAAAACTGCTACATATACAGAAAACAG AAGGAATCCGACCAAGCAGCGTGCTATTCATGATCTTATCACCCAACGTTCCCCGGTCCTCACATCCCTGATCCCATCCCCCAAGGACAGAGCTCGATATTTATTCCAGCCACATAAGTTTCACCCAAAAGCCAGCACAGAGACCTTCGATATGAACACCTGGCTGGAATCAACCACTGAGATCTGCACACCATG GATCGGTATTCTGGGAGAACCAATGAAATTGTTTAACCGGCACAGCCTCCTGCCAGTCGGAGCTGAGGAAGAGGATGAGCTGGAGGTGCAGGAGAAGAAACACACAACATCCTTTCATTCCCCCGGACAGTCTCGCCATCACTCACCCATGCGCCCCACCACTGGCCGCCAGAGCCTGGTCATATCTAGAGCTACGACTGAGGCCGCTTACTCAGACAGCGActaa